In Ignavibacteria bacterium, the sequence TTATTGATGAAAAATTTGTAATTGAAGATCTTTGAAAATATTAAAAAATGCATACGTTCTTACGTTTAACCGTTCTGATGAATTTGGAAGGTATTCAATACTTTTAAACGGGAACAGGATCACCGATATGGCTGATGATACAGCCAAAGGGAAAGCCAAGCTTGATAAATGGATCGAGCAGTACAGCGCTTCTGCTGAGATCATTGATTGCTCAAGAAAACTGGTTATGCCGCCTCTTGTGAATTCATGTCTTCGCTCAGAAGGCGCATTGATACACTACCTGTTAAAACGAAGACATTATGAAAAAGCTGAAGATGATTTGTGTACTGACCTGATATTCAACTATCTTTATCAGGAATTACCCGGTGAAGGAATACAATCAGACCTATTGAATATTTATGAATATTCCTTCAGCCGTTCACTTAAATCAGGCGTAGGTTATTTAAATGAGTTTTCACTCAGAAAAGATACAAATCACTTAACCCCTCTTACAAATGCTATGAAAAAAACAGGTCAAAGCATTTCTGTATGCTATCCGATTAAACAGGATGCAAATACAATAAGAGACTATAAGTATTTAAACCCTTCATTTTATGTTACCCAGGAAAACCTTCTTACAGTATATGATATTTCCGGTATTACAGAGCTGAAAAACCATAATTTGAGCAGGCTGTTTCTTGAAGTAGCAGTAAATAAAGATGTAACTGAACAGTTCCGCCAAACATTTCACAAATCTGTAATTTCATTATTTGATGAGTACGGGCTTATTGATTCAAGGACATCATTGATAAATCCTTTGTACCTGGATTATAATGATATGAAAATCATTGAAGATAAAAAAGCCAACATAATAATATGCCCGCGCGATCTGAATTATTTCACTTCCAGGTATTTCCCGATCGATGACTTTATAGGGCATGGAATAAACTATTCAATAGCTACAGGATGGCTGGGTGAAGATATCCTGAAAGATCTGAGGTTGTTCAGGAATAAATACAGGGAGCTGAACCTTTCAAGTAAAGAATTGCTTGATTCTGTTACAAGGACTCCGCATTCTTTATATTTTGAAAGTGAGCCTGAAAGCGACCTGAGTTATATGATAGATATCAATAAACCCGCAACATTCGCATTCATAGATTTTGCTGATCTCCGCTTTCAGTTCTTCCCTGAAGAATTAAGTTTCAGCGGTGTTTGTGATTTTATTATTGATAACCTTACATCCAATAATTTTTCAGATATTATGATAGAGGGTGAGTTTAAAGTGAAAAACCATAAATTGATTAATGCTGATGAAGACGGTTTAATTGAACGAATTAACAATACAAGGGAGGTTTTATACAAAACCGGTAAATATGACGAGTTAAAAAAGAAACAAAAAGCCAGAGAAAGCTCAGAAAAGCTTGATATGACGGGAAGAACAGATGATGAGATCAAAATGTTTTCAGATAATTCTGAAAGCAGTGTTGTTACCGAAGAGAAAGATGAATTCCGGATAAAAACAAAGATCCCTGCTTTCAGACCTAAAAAGACCCCCGGGCAAAGAAGCTTATTTGAAGAGTTTGAGCATGTAAGCATTGTTCAGTCAGATGATGAGCAGGATACACCAATGCTAAATCTGTTGGTAACAGATCCTGATTCAAGCAAAAGCGTTGAAGATGAAATTGTCCAGGCAAAAATAGTTGATGAAACAATTATAAAAAGGCTTGGTAATGAAAAAAGGCCAGAGAATGTTAATAAGCCGGTAAATACTGAAAGTAAAATTGAACTTCCAAAGAATGTTAAGCTGAAATTCGGGGATGATTGATATCATAATGCGCAATTTCCGTGTAAAGAGTAATGTATAAAAAACTGGTATGGGTACTGGCAGTAATATTGTTAATACTTGTTGCTGACAGGCTGGTTTTTACCTCATCTGATATCAAGGTAAGCCAGGTACCCGGGGTGCTGAAAGCAAGCTTAAGCTCTGAAATGAAAATTGAGGTCTACAGGGTAAATATACTTGGCTTTAAAGTACCTTACAGTAAAATAGATGTTTATTTTGTGATTGAAGACGGCAGGAATTTAATTGAGCTTTCTGAAGCAAATGAAGAGGGCAGTGTTAAGATAAGATCAAAAGGTGTAGAAGGTGAAGCTGTATTGGGAATATATTCGGTGAAATCCGGAATGCAGATACGAAAAATTATGATAAGCGTACTTCCAAGGGATGTTGCTTATTTGAATCAGTATTAAACTATATTACCTGTTTCCTTACGGTACTTTTAGCAAAATAAAATTTATAAAAAATAATTTCCAGTAACGTAAGTAAAGCCAGTGAAAATGCGGCTTTAGTCAGGAACCTTGTCAAGCCGTCATCGGGAATAAAAAATCCTATCACAAACGCTGAAAAAGTCCACCCAACAGTAAAAATAATAATTAAAAAAATCGTACTTAAAAACGCGCTGACAGTATTTTGTTCAACATAATTTTTTGCAAATATATACACGAAAAAAACTGCGTGCGCGTAAAAAAGAATAACTTCTATCATAATTAAAAAGCCGCCTTGGAGAAAAACATCTCCTTTATGGTTTTAATGATTATTTTCATATCAAATACAATTGACCAGTGCTCAATGTAATAAATATCATATTCAATTCTTTTTTCAATTGATGTGTCACTTCCTCTTAAACCGTTAACCTGGGCCCATCCGGTAATTCCGCATTTTATGCGGTGTCTTTCAAGGTACTTGGGTATTTTTCCTTTAAACAGGTTGATAAAATATTCCCTTTCTGGCCGGGGACCTACAATGCTCATATCGCCTTTTAAAACATTTAAAAACTGGGGAAGTTCATCCAGGGAATATTTTCTCAGCATTTCGCCGATGGGAGTATATCTTGAATCTCCCTTTTTAACGTATACAGCCCCGGTGTTCTTTTCGGCATCAACAACCATTGAACGGAACTTGATCATTTCAAATTTCTTGCCTGTCATACTCAGACGTTCCTGTTTGTAAAATACCGGTCCTTTTGAGCTGAATTTTACAGCAAGCGCTAGAAATATAAACAGTGGTGAGGTAAGTATCATAACTCCCAATGCAAATGAAAAATCAAAAGCCCTTTTCAGGATCCTGTTCCAAACATTCATCGGAATACTCTTTATCTTAAGGAAGGGTATGCCGTCAATTTCCTGTACCCTAACTGAAGATGTTATTACTTCCAGGAAATCAGGTACCATAAGGAATTCAACATTTTCTCCTTCACTCGACTTCATCATTTCAAACAACTTTTCATGTTCTGTCGAAGGGATAGTAACAAGTACAGTTTCGATATTTAATTTTTGAACCAGGTCAGTAATATCATTATAAGTTCCTAATTTCATATTATCAGGAAGCATTCCGCCTGACTTCCCCTGAAATTCTTCAACGAAACCTATGATGTTAAATCCGGCATATTTATGCTTTGAAAACTTATGATAAATATCATAAGCTGTTTGATTGTTTCCGGCTAAGATAGTATCCTTTAAACCTTTGCCTTTATTGTATAATGTTTTCTCATATTTTAAAACCGCATATCTTCCAATGGTAATTAATATGATGGAAATTATCCAAACCAGAACGAATACTACCCTTGAATATGGAAATACCCTGTAGAAAAATATCAGACCGAAGGAAAATATTATGCCGAATGTGACAAGCCTGGAGATCAGGAAAAATTCATCAAATATGAATACAATCCTTTTGGGGCGGAACATTTTTCTTGATTGGAATATAAGCAGCCATACCGGCAATACTATAAGCGCCAGTATAATATATCCATTCAATGGTGGAATATCCCCGTTAAACGGAATAATATTTACAAATGGAGAAAAATAAAATCTGATATAGTAAGAAATAATAAAGGCGCCCACTATAGATAATGAATCGGATAAAATGTTTAATAAAGGTATTAAAAACTCTGTCCTTTGCGAATTTTTATTAAATTTTTGATCTATATAATTCATTTACTCCTCAAATATATATATTAGAAATTACAATTTATATGATTGAAATTTTCATTTTTTATGATTTCAGTATGTATAATGAAAACAGATATTTAGTATAAATTTAAGGTGGTCTTAAAACCAAAAGATTGAATTTTGCCAATTATAAGCATATTTCATTGAAACATTTTTTTTATTAAATTGTATAAATAATATTCAGATTTATTAATTTATTAGAAAGGGTCAAAATGACTAAATTTAAATTGTTTTTAGGGGTTTTTGCTTTAATGTTTGTTTTAGGGTTAACTTCTGAACTTAAAGCTCAGAACGGTCCCGTACTTTATTTCTGCGAAAAATACGGTTCAGGCGGCGAAGTATCCATCAGCGACAGGTTCTATACAGGTCCGGTTACTGTTATGGTAAAATGTGACTATGCTTTAGGCTTAAAAGATTGCTCTATCCAGTTTGATAAATACAATGGATACAGTTTTGATTACTATAAAAAAGTAGATTTCGACGTTTCAGCTGATATGAAATATATCTATTTTGAATCAAGTGATTTAAGAGTTGACTCTCCCGGTATCTACAGATGTTTCCTGCTTGACAGCAAGAAGAACACTGTTGCAAGCGCTCTTGTAGAATTCATACGATAACAGGCAGTTAATATTATATATAAAAAAGGGAGTTATTAACTCCCTTTTTTAATTTCTTATCTAACAGGTAACAGTACAAATATCGTCAGATCCCATAATGCATGAGATATCAAACCCGGCCAAACGGATTTATATTTTTTAAATACCCATCCCCAGAACAATCCGCAAATCAGCGCAGCCATAAAAAGCATAAAATTCATTGCTACAATATGTACTCCGCCATAAATCAACGAAGCTATAATCCATCCTTTATTCTCGCCGAATTTTTCAGCAAGTGTATCCTGTACAAAACCGCGCCAAAATATTTCTTCAGCCGGACCGATAATAAATAAAAGCAGCAGCCCTATTACAGCAGGATCAAGTAAAGATTTATTATTGTAAACGCCGATAACCTGTTTATCTGCAAACGGCAGTATAAGTTTAGATATTATATCACCTGTATAAAACACCAGGTAAAGAAGTGCTGCAGAAACAATACCTATTAATAAAAATTTTGGCTCAAAAAAATATAGCCTGTAATTAATTGCCTCACCGTTACGGTGGTTAATATATAAGCCCAGTCCTGCAAGCAGCGAAGCTGCAAACGTCATTTCAAGCCAGAAGTTGAAAGTCTTTAAAACAAACATTTCAAGCCAGAACACACAAGCCAGTAAAATCAGGAATACCAGTGGTTTAATACGTTGTGTCATTGTATAATTTAATTTTATATAATTTTAAGCAATTTTAATTAACTCCATTGATTCGCGGTAATTTGTAAGGAAGTGTTCCCTTATGGTTGAATTTTCAAAGCTCCTAAGCTGTGGGTCTTCTGAAATGATCTTAAATGCGGAATCCCGTGCTTTTTCTACCAAAGGCATATCTTTTACTAGATCTGCCGCTGTAAATTTGAGATCTCCGGATTGCCTTGTACCGAAAACCTCACCGGGTCCGCGAAGCCTCAGGTCAGTTTCAGATATCCTGAACCCGTCATTAGTTTCGGTCATTATTTTGAGCCTTTCACCGGAAATTTCTCCTGTTGTTTCAGCCATTAAAATGCAATATGATTGTTCTGCGCCCCTGCCTACCCTACCGCGAAGCTGGTGAAGCTGGGAAAGGCCGAAACGCTGAGCTTCTTCTATGAGCATAATAGTTGCATTTGGTATATCAATACCTACTTCAATAACTGTTGTTGATACCAGGATGTGCAGTTCCCTGTTTTTAAATGACTCTATAGTTTCATCAATATCCTGCCATTTCATTTTTCCGTGAACTAATCCTAATTTAAGTTCCGGAAAGATCTCCTTTTGGAGTATCCCGTAATGTTTAACAGCAGATTTCAGGTCAAGTTTTTCCGATTCTTCAATGATCGGATATACTATATAAGCCTGCCGTCCGTTATTTACCTCATCTTTGATGAACTTATATACTTTCAGCCTGTCTGTTTCACCCCGCAGCGCTGTTTTTATATCTTTCCGGTTTTTGGGCAGTTCATCAATAACTGATACATCAAGATCTCCGTAAACTGTTAATGAAAGCGTCCTTGGAATTGGCGTAGCGGTCATAACAAGCACATCAGGATTATTACCTTTTGCCTTCAGCTTTGCACGCTGCATTACCCCGAACTTATGCTGTTCATCAATTACAGTAAAGCCAAGTGATCTGAACTCAACTGAATTCTGAATCAATGCATGAGTACCAACAACAACCTGCGCTTTACCTGTTCTGATATCTTCAAGAACTTCATCACGTTGTTTCTTTTTTTGCCCGCCGGTAAGAAGAACGGCGTATAAACCGAGTTTTTCAAAATAGTTCTTTAAAGTTTTATAATGCTGTTCTGCCAGGATTTCAGTGGGGCACATAAAAGCAGATTGATACCCGTTTTCAGCAGCAACCAGAAAGCAAAAAACCGCGACTATAGTTTTTCCGCTGCCTACATCTCCCTGCAGCAATCTGTTCATTGATTTACCTGAACGCATATCTGAGAGAATTTCTTTAATTACCCTTTTTTGGGCTTCTGTCAGCTCAAAACCCAGGTGCTCCTTAAAAAGTTTTTCAAAATTACCGCCGATCTTTTCGAAATGGATTCCCTTTTCCGCGGTTTCTGCCGCTCTTTTTTTTAAAGCCATTGCAAGCTGAAGGTAAAACAATTCTTCAAAGGCAAGAGTTTGCCGGGTAAGCTCAATATCCTCTGCGGATCTGGGGTAGTGCATTCTGAGTATTGCTGAGCGGTGATCCAAAAGGTCATTGCCTATCCTTACCGGTTCACTCAATACTTCATTGATGCTCTCAGAAGAGTTTTTAAGTGCGTTAAAAATAATTTTTGTTAAAGTAAGAGGTTTTATCCAGGTTTTTTTAAGCTCTTCTGATAAAATATATACGGGAATTAAAGGATATTTCATCATTTCCTCATCACCTGCTTCAAATTTCTTGTGGTCACGCATATCAAATTTTACATTTCTTTCATATGCATTATAAACAATTTTTCCCCAGAATATATATTCATCTCCTATTTTAAATTGTTTTTCCCTGTAAAAGGTATTACCCCACATCAAGGATTCAATTTTTCCTGTATCATCTGATATTGTGATCCGTGTAGGATGGTTTGGCTTGAAGGGCAAACGTTTATCGATAATTGATCCTTTTATGATGACATTCTGATCATGCAGTTTTGCCAGGCCGCTGATATTTGTATTTATCAGGTACATTCTGGGATAAACTGATAGCAGGTCTGTTGAGTATTTCAGTCCCAGCTTTTCAAATGCTTCAGCTCGTTTAGGACCAACTCCTTTAATATAGGCTATTTCTGTCTTCTTTATCGCAGGCAAGTGTATATTATTTCTACAAATATAGCAAAATATACAAAATAATCATTCTCATTTTTTAGGTTTATGGTTATAAATTAAGATATAATTTAATTTATTTTACATATTTCTATTTCTATATTTTTGTTATTTTCGTGTTTACAATATTGAATATATGACAAAAAATAACTTTGCTTTAATTGGTGCCGGGGGATTTGTTGCTCCAAGGCATTTGCGTGCTATCAGGGATAATAATCAAAACCTGCTTGCAATTCTTGACCCAAATGATTCAGTTGGAATTATTGATTCATACTTTCCTGAAGCATCATTTTTTACTGAATTTGAGAGGTTTGACCGTCACTGTGAAAAATTAAGAAGAGACGGGGATAATAAACGTATTCATTATGTAAGTATCTGCTCTCCCAATTACCTTCATGATGCACATATAAGATTTGCTCTCAGGGCTGATGCGAATGCAATTTGCGAAAAACCGCTTGTTCTGAATCCATGGAATGCTGACGCATTAAGATCACTTGAAAAGGAAACCGGGAAGAATGTTTTTACTATTCTTCAGCTAAGGCTTCATCCTTCAATAATTGAGCTTAAGAAAAAAATTGAAGCAGCCGGCAATAAAAAGAAATATGATATAGTACTCACATATATCACACCGCGGGGTAAATGGTACCATTATTCCTGGAAAGGTGATATGCTTAAATCAGGCGGGATAGCGACTAATATTGGAATACATTTTTTTGATATGTTAACATGGATATTCGGTGACCCTAAGTCTAATATTCTTCATTATTATAAAGATGATAAAGCTGCGGGACTCCTGGAGCTTGAAAACGCAAATGTAAAGTGGTTCCTTTCGATCGATAAAAATGACCTTAAGGAAGGCGATAAAACTTTCAGATCAATTACAATGGATGGTGAAGAAATTGAATTTTCCGAAGGCTTCACGGACCTTCATACAAACAGCTATACTGAGATATTGAACGGGAATGGTTTCAGGATAGATGAAGCAATGCCATCTATTGAAGCGGTTTATGAGATCAGAACCTCTACACCAATAGGCATAAAAGGTGATTATCATCCGTTCCTGAATAAATTCAAATAGGCTGTTAAATTTAAATAGTATCCGGATATTGATTAAGTCTTTTACACAAGAAGGCTTTAAGTTGGTTTTTCAATTTTTCAAAACAGCTACAATCTCTTGATCTTTATATTCCGTTATTAGTTTTTTTCAAGATAAAAAAGGTTAAAATCTTAAAATTATATATGAATAATAAAGTAAATGAAACTGTAAAATCCCGCATTATCCCTTTGGAAGATTTTTTTAAAAATCCTGAAAATACAAACTACCTGATATCACCCAACGGAAAGTATATTTCTTATCTTGCACCTTATAACCAAAGATTAAACATTTATGTACAGGAAATAAGTACCGGTAATGTAAAAAGGCTGACCGGGGTAACTGAGCGCGATATCAGCGGGTATTTCTGGGGAAATGATAATGTGATCATTTATTTAAGGGATAATGCAGGTGATGAGAATTTTCATTTTTACTCTGTGAACATTCAAAACGGTACTAATATAGATCTTACTCCATTCGAAGGGGTGCGCGCTAATCTGATAGATGAACTTGAAGATATAGATTCTGAGATACTGATTGAAATGAATAAACGTAACCCTGAAATTTTTGATGTTTACAGACTGAATTTTGAAACAGGTGAGCTAATCATAGCAGCAGAAAACCCGGGTAATATTTCAGGCTGGGTAACCGATCATAATGGTAAAATAAGGGCTGCTATTACCACTGACGGCGTAAACACAAGCCTGCTGTACCGCGAAAATGAAAATGAATCGTGGCATACTGTCATTACCACAAATTTTAAGGAAAGCCTTACACCTTTGTTTTTCACGTTTGATAATAAATTCCTGTATGCATCCAGTAACATAGGAAGAGATAAGAATGCTGTTATAAGGTATGATATAAAAAATGCTGCAGAAGCGGAAGTCATTTACGAACATCCGGAAGTGGATGTATATACACTCACTTACAGCAGAAAAAGAAAAGTTATCACTTCTGTTATCTTCAATACCTGGAAGCGTGAAAGGGTTATTCTTGATAATGAAACCGAAAAAATGTTTAAAAGGCTGGAAAAGGATCTTGGCCAGTACGAGATATTAATTACGGATAACGATGACAATGAAGAGAAATTTATTATCCGCACATACAGTGACCGCTCACTTGGCGCTTATTATATTTTTGATAAAGCTGCTGATACTTTAACAAAAATTTCTGATGTAAGCCCATGGATTAATGAGAAAGAAATGGCTGAAATGAAGCCTGTTACATATCAAAGCAGGGATGGGTTATTGATTCACGGTTATTTATCTTTGCCCCTGGGCGCAGAACACAAAAATCTGCCTGTTGTGATCAATCCACACGGTGGACCCTGGGCGCGCGATTATTGGGGTTTTAACCCTGAAATTCAGTTTTTAGTTAACCGTGGTTACGCAGTGCTGCAGATGAACTTCAGGGGTTCAGTCGGTTTCGGCAGAAAGTTCTGGGAATGCTCATTTAAAGAGTGGGGCAAAACCATGCAGAATGATATATCTGACGGTGTTAACTGGATAGTTGAGCAGGGAATTGCAGACCCTGCGCGTATAGCAATATATGGCGGCAGTTACGGAGGATATGCAGTACTTGCCGGACTTGCTTTTACCCCTGATCTTTATGCGGCAGGAGTTGATTATGTAGGCGTGAGCAATCTTTTTACATTTATGAATTCAATCCCTGCATACTGGAAGCCATATCTTGAAATGCTGTATGTAATGGTAGGCCACCCTGAAAGAGACAAAAAATTAATGGAAGATGCCTCGCCTGTATTTCATGTGGATAAAATGAAAGCACCGCTGTTTATTGCGCAGGGAAAAATGGATCCCCGTGTAAACATTAATGAATCTGACCAGATGGTAAAAGCGTTAAAAGAACGCGGCATTGATGTACCTTACATGGTGAAGGAGAACGAAGGGCATGGCTTCCTGAACCAGGAAAACAAGTTTGATTTTTACAGGGAAATGGAAACATTTCTTGCCAAACATTTAAAAGCCTGATATAACAATTTTAAGGTTTTATTTTCTTTGCCCCTGTATCTGTAAACACATTTTAATATCTTTACTTTATAAATGGAAAATTTTCTTATATACAGGTCTTCAGCAGGCTCAGGCAAAACCTTTACACTTGTTAAGGAGTACCTTAAGCTTGTCTTAAATTCACCTGACTCTTTTAAAAATATACTTGCGGTAACCTTTACAAACAAATCAGCAGCAGAAATGAAGCAAAGGATAATATCCGCTTTGAAGGAGCTTTCCAAAGGGGAAGCTGCTTCATTGGAGAAATTACTTATATCAGAGGGTGTAAAAGGGGATATCAGGCACTCTGCTTCACGGGTCCTGCAGAACATACTTCATAAATATTCATATTTTTCGGTTTCAACTATCGATAGCTTTTTCCACCGTGTGATACGTTCATTTGCGCGTGAGCTAAGGCTGCAGCTTGGATATAATATAGAGCTTGACCAGCAGGCTGTGCTTGATAAGATAACAGATAAGCTTCTTGATGAAGCAGGTGAAAATAAAGAGCTGACAGGTTTTCTGGAAGATTTTATTTATTACAGCATAGATGATGAAAAAGGCTGGAAGATAGACTTAAAAATCAAAGAGCTTGCAAAGGAAATATTTTCTGAAAGATATTTCATTAAAACCGGCAGCCAGGGCAGCCTGTTTGAAGGTAAAGAAAAGCTGAATGAGTTTGTAAAGCTGCTTTTTGCAATTAAAAATGATTTTGAAGGCAGGATGAAAGAGATTTCTATTAAAGCCGGCGAAATAGTGGATATGTACAGCCTTACAATCGATGATTTCCCTTTTAAAAGATCCGGCTTTATGAATTTCCTTTTAAACCGTATCAATACCGGCGATGATTATGATCCTAAACAGCGGGCTAGAGACGCGGTTCAGGATATTAAAAAGTGGTATGGTAAAGGCTCAAAGCCTGCTGTTAAAGCAGCCGCTGAAGCGGGTTTATATGAGCTGCTGTGCGAAGCGGTTGCGCTTTATGATTCTGAAATAACAAAATATAATACTGCGGTACATTTAGTTAAAACTATATATGTTACGGGAATATTTAAAGACCTGCGCGACAGGCTTAAGAAATACCGTGATGAAAATAACGTGCTGCTTATTTCAGATATTAACAGCCTGCTGCTGAATGTTATTTCAGGAGAAGGGAGCCCCTTTGTTTATGAAAAGATCGGCACCTATTACAAGAATTTCCTTATCGATGAATTCCAGGATACTTCCACATTCCAGTGGCAGAATTTCTTTCCGCTGGTTGAAAATGCATTAAGCGAAGGCAACGGCTCTATGATAGTTGGCGATGTAAAGCAATCAATTTACCGCTGGCGCAACGGCAATATGAAGCTGCTGCTTGAAGATGTGAAAAATTCGCTTGGCGGCTTTGAAAGCCGCATCATGGAAAAAGACCTTGATGTAAATTATCGCAGCAAAAAGCTGATAGTTGAGTTCAATAACACCTTTTTTAAACAGGCTGCCGAAAACGTTTCACTAAATGCTGATGAGGCGTACCGGGGTATCTTTGCAAAAGCCTATATTGATTCAGCTCAGGTACCAAATGATAACTCTGATAACGGGTATATAAGCATCAGGCAGTTTGCCGGTGACCGGGAAAATGAAATTCCGGCAAATGAGTTTGCCATTGCCGATATGATAAATAATATCAAACAACAGCTTACACTTGGCTACAGGCAGCGCGATATACTGGTGCTGGTCAGGAAAAATCCTGAAGCGGTTGAAGCAGCCCATGCATTGATAGAAGCAAAGCTTAAAGTAATTTCAGGTGATTCATTGCTTTTAACAAACTCTCCCAAAGTAAGGCTGCTTGTGAATATTTTTAAGTTTATATCTGACCCGGCAAATGAAATTGCAAGGCCTGAAATCCTTTATAATTACCTGGTATATATCAAACAGTCGTTTAGTGAGCTTAACAGCCTTTTTTCAGATAAGCTCAACAGCAATAAGCTGTTTATAAGGCTGATGCCAAAAGGATTTCTTGCAGGTGAAGGCTTAAGCTTAAACAGTGAGCTTTCAGGCAAAGGAATATATGATCTGACGGAATCTCTGCTCAGAATATTCGGGCTGCTGGATTCAGCCGATGTTTATCTTTTGAGATTCCTTGATGTTATTAAAAAATACTCCGATGAAAACTCAGGTGATGTATACGGCTTTATTAACTGGTGGGAAGACCACAAGGAAGAAAATACGGTTATTGTTCCCGAAGAGGAAGATGCCATCAGAGTTATGACAATACATAAAGCCAAAGGGCTACAGGCGCCTGTTGTGTATATTCCTTTTGCCAACTGGGATTTTACCATCAACCAGCAGTCATCGCTTATGTGGGTTTCTTCCGGTAAAAAACCATTCAACAGCGCGCCGGCATATTTTGTAAAGGCAGCTTCTGCTTTAAAAGATACTTATTTTTCACACGATTACCTTGAAGAAGAAGCTTTGACAATTCTGGATAACCTTAATTTATTATATGTTGCCTTTACCCGTGCTGAAGAAAAGCTATTTGTTGGCATTCCCTTAAAAGAAAAAAAGTCATTCAATGCCGGAAGCGTTATTATTGATGCCGTTTCAGGTAACACAGAGCTGTTAAATAATTATGATGCTGAACACTCGTATTATGAAAAGGGAAATGAAAAATATTTCAGCGGCAGCTCTTCAAAATTACAAGAGAATCCTGTTTACAGGATGAAAAGGCTTATATCGGGTGATTTCACCCAAAAAATAAAAATTAAAACTGAGCTTGAAGGTTTTGAACCTGAAAAAATCAAAAGAACAAAGGAACATAAAAACCGGGGAATAGTTCTGCATAAGGCTCTTTCATATATTAAAGATTCATCTGAAGAAGAAATTTCCTCGGCTTTAAACAGGCTGCTTTTGCAGGGTTATATTACCTCAGAAAAGCTACCCGGTCTTAATAAAGAGCTTAGGGAGATAATTCTTACCGGAGAAGCTGCTGATTGGTTTAAACCCGGC encodes:
- a CDS encoding undecaprenyl-phosphate glucose phosphotransferase; protein product: MGAFIISYYIRFYFSPFVNIIPFNGDIPPLNGYIILALIVLPVWLLIFQSRKMFRPKRIVFIFDEFFLISRLVTFGIIFSFGLIFFYRVFPYSRVVFVLVWIISIILITIGRYAVLKYEKTLYNKGKGLKDTILAGNNQTAYDIYHKFSKHKYAGFNIIGFVEEFQGKSGGMLPDNMKLGTYNDITDLVQKLNIETVLVTIPSTEHEKLFEMMKSSEGENVEFLMVPDFLEVITSSVRVQEIDGIPFLKIKSIPMNVWNRILKRAFDFSFALGVMILTSPLFIFLALAVKFSSKGPVFYKQERLSMTGKKFEMIKFRSMVVDAEKNTGAVYVKKGDSRYTPIGEMLRKYSLDELPQFLNVLKGDMSIVGPRPEREYFINLFKGKIPKYLERHRIKCGITGWAQVNGLRGSDTSIEKRIEYDIYYIEHWSIVFDMKIIIKTIKEMFFSKAAF
- a CDS encoding CPBP family intramembrane metalloprotease; this encodes MTQRIKPLVFLILLACVFWLEMFVLKTFNFWLEMTFAASLLAGLGLYINHRNGEAINYRLYFFEPKFLLIGIVSAALLYLVFYTGDIISKLILPFADKQVIGVYNNKSLLDPAVIGLLLLFIIGPAEEIFWRGFVQDTLAEKFGENKGWIIASLIYGGVHIVAMNFMLFMAALICGLFWGWVFKKYKSVWPGLISHALWDLTIFVLLPVR
- the recG gene encoding ATP-dependent DNA helicase RecG — its product is MPAIKKTEIAYIKGVGPKRAEAFEKLGLKYSTDLLSVYPRMYLINTNISGLAKLHDQNVIIKGSIIDKRLPFKPNHPTRITISDDTGKIESLMWGNTFYREKQFKIGDEYIFWGKIVYNAYERNVKFDMRDHKKFEAGDEEMMKYPLIPVYILSEELKKTWIKPLTLTKIIFNALKNSSESINEVLSEPVRIGNDLLDHRSAILRMHYPRSAEDIELTRQTLAFEELFYLQLAMALKKRAAETAEKGIHFEKIGGNFEKLFKEHLGFELTEAQKRVIKEILSDMRSGKSMNRLLQGDVGSGKTIVAVFCFLVAAENGYQSAFMCPTEILAEQHYKTLKNYFEKLGLYAVLLTGGQKKKQRDEVLEDIRTGKAQVVVGTHALIQNSVEFRSLGFTVIDEQHKFGVMQRAKLKAKGNNPDVLVMTATPIPRTLSLTVYGDLDVSVIDELPKNRKDIKTALRGETDRLKVYKFIKDEVNNGRQAYIVYPIIEESEKLDLKSAVKHYGILQKEIFPELKLGLVHGKMKWQDIDETIESFKNRELHILVSTTVIEVGIDIPNATIMLIEEAQRFGLSQLHQLRGRVGRGAEQSYCILMAETTGEISGERLKIMTETNDGFRISETDLRLRGPGEVFGTRQSGDLKFTAADLVKDMPLVEKARDSAFKIISEDPQLRSFENSTIREHFLTNYRESMELIKIA
- a CDS encoding Gfo/Idh/MocA family oxidoreductase is translated as MTKNNFALIGAGGFVAPRHLRAIRDNNQNLLAILDPNDSVGIIDSYFPEASFFTEFERFDRHCEKLRRDGDNKRIHYVSICSPNYLHDAHIRFALRADANAICEKPLVLNPWNADALRSLEKETGKNVFTILQLRLHPSIIELKKKIEAAGNKKKYDIVLTYITPRGKWYHYSWKGDMLKSGGIATNIGIHFFDMLTWIFGDPKSNILHYYKDDKAAGLLELENANVKWFLSIDKNDLKEGDKTFRSITMDGEEIEFSEGFTDLHTNSYTEILNGNGFRIDEAMPSIEAVYEIRTSTPIGIKGDYHPFLNKFK
- a CDS encoding S9 family peptidase, which codes for MNNKVNETVKSRIIPLEDFFKNPENTNYLISPNGKYISYLAPYNQRLNIYVQEISTGNVKRLTGVTERDISGYFWGNDNVIIYLRDNAGDENFHFYSVNIQNGTNIDLTPFEGVRANLIDELEDIDSEILIEMNKRNPEIFDVYRLNFETGELIIAAENPGNISGWVTDHNGKIRAAITTDGVNTSLLYRENENESWHTVITTNFKESLTPLFFTFDNKFLYASSNIGRDKNAVIRYDIKNAAEAEVIYEHPEVDVYTLTYSRKRKVITSVIFNTWKRERVILDNETEKMFKRLEKDLGQYEILITDNDDNEEKFIIRTYSDRSLGAYYIFDKAADTLTKISDVSPWINEKEMAEMKPVTYQSRDGLLIHGYLSLPLGAEHKNLPVVINPHGGPWARDYWGFNPEIQFLVNRGYAVLQMNFRGSVGFGRKFWECSFKEWGKTMQNDISDGVNWIVEQGIADPARIAIYGGSYGGYAVLAGLAFTPDLYAAGVDYVGVSNLFTFMNSIPAYWKPYLEMLYVMVGHPERDKKLMEDASPVFHVDKMKAPLFIAQGKMDPRVNINESDQMVKALKERGIDVPYMVKENEGHGFLNQENKFDFYREMETFLAKHLKA